Within the Candidatus Neomarinimicrobiota bacterium genome, the region TGGAGCGCCGGGCCGACGAGCTCACCGACCTCATCCGCGAGGAAAACGGCAAGACCCACGACGAGGCCCTGGCGGAAGTGCTCAAGGCCATCGAACTCACCGAATTCGCCTGTTCCCTGCCCCAACTGGTCTCCGGCAGCATTCAGGAAGTGAGCCGCGGTGTGGAGGTCCGCTCGGAGTTCCACCCCTTGGGCGTAGTGGCCTCCATCACCCCCTTCAATTTCCCCATCATGGTGCCCAACTGGACCATCCCTAACGCCATCGCCCTGGGCAACGCCATGATACTCAAGCCGTCCGAGCAGGTGCCGTTAAGCGCCATGCGGGTGGGCGAAATGCTCGCCGATGCGGGACTTCCTGACGGCCTGTTCAACGTGGTGCATGGTGGCCGCGAGGTGGTGGAAGCCATCTGCGACCATCCCGGCATCCAGGCCGTCTCCTTTGTGGGCTCCACCAAAGTGGCCAAACTGGTCTATGGCCGGGCCACCTCCAACTTCAAGCGCGCCCTGTGCTTGGGCGGCGCCAAGAATCACCTCATTGTGCTGCCCGATGCCAACCCCGCTATGACGGCCGCCAACGTGGCCGCTTCCATGAGCGGCTGCGCCGGCCAGCGCTGCATGGCCGTCTCTGCCATGGTGGCCGTGGGCGATGTAGACCCCATCATCGAACGGCTCTGCGACGAGGCGCGCAAAATTGTGCCGGGCAAGAACCTGGGCGCGGTCATTTCCAAGGCCGCCAAGGAGCGCATCGAGGGCTACATCACCGAAGCGGAGGAGCAGGGCGCCCGGATTCTGGTGGACGGCCGGGGAGCCGTTGTGGAAGGTAACGAAAACGGCTACTACGTCGGTCCCACCGTCATTGACCAGGTGACGCCCGATATGAAAATCGCCTCGGAAGAGGTTTTCGGGCCGGTGCTGGTCATCATGCGTAGCGCTACCGTCGATGAGGCCATTCGTATCGAGAATGGGTCCAACTATGGCAACGCCGCATCCGTCTTCACCGAGTCCGGTGGGATGGCGCGCTATGTGGCGGAACGGGTCAGTGCCGGGATGATTGGCGTGAATATCGGCGTGCCCGTGCCCCGGGAGCCGTTCTCCTTCGGCGGCTGGAATGATTCCCGCTTTGGCGTGGGCGACATTACCGGCGAGAGCTCCATCAACTTCTGGACCAAGTTGAAGAAGACCACCGTCAAATGGAATCCCGAAGCCGGCACCAACTGGATGAGTTAGGCCCCGCGGTCAATCGCCCCGGTCCCTGATGGATACCATCGCCGACCTCGGGGAGGACCTGCGCGCCTCCCCCCTATACAACGATGACCTGGCGCCGGTTACCCAGGCTGACCGGACTTGGGGGCTGGGAAACTTTGCCGCCCTGTGGATCGCGATGGCCGTCAACATCCCCACTTACATGTTGGCTGCCGGGCTCATCTCAGCCGGGATGAACTGGAAACAGGCCTTGCTCACCATTACGCTTGGCAATCTGATTGTGCTGGTTCCCATGATGCTTAACGCCCATGCGGGCACGCGCTACGGGATCCCCTTTCCCGTGTTGCTGCGCGCGTCGTTCGGCACCGTCGGCGCCAATATCCCCGCCCTCATGAGGGCGCTGGTGGCCTGCGGCTGGTTCGGCATTCAGACCTGGATCGGCGGCTCCGCCATTTACAACCTGCTGGCCATTATCATCGGCTTCACGCCCGCCGGTCCCGACCAGTTCCTGCCGCTGCTGGGCCTGTCGTGGGGACAGCTGGGCAGCTTCATGCTGTTCTGGGCCATCAACATCTGGGTGATTATGGCCGGCATTGAAAGCATCAAGCGGCTGGAGACCCTGGCCGCCCCGTTCCTGCTGCTCATTGGACTCGGTCTGCTGGTGTGGGCCGTACGCGAAGGTGGCGGCCTGGCCAACATCCTGTCCGATGCCACGGTGGCGCAGGTGCGAGGCGCTGGCGCCGGGTCCTTCAACTTTTGGGCGCTGTTCTGGCCCAGCCTGACGGCCATGGTGGGCTTCTGGGCGACCCTGTCACTCAACATACCCGATTTCACCCGCTATGCCAGGAGCCAGCGCGATCAGGTTTTGGGCCAGCTGGTGGGGCTGCCCACCACGATGGCGTTTTATTCATTCATCGGGATTGCGGTCACCGGCGCAACCGTGGTGATTTTTGGGGAGGCCATCTGGGACCCGGTCGCCCTGCTCAGCCGCTTCTCCAGCCACTTCGTGGTGGCCCTCTCCCTGTTCGCCCTCACCCTCGCCACCCTCTCCACCAACATCGCCGCCAACGTCGTATCGCCGGCCAATGATTTCTCCAACCTGTCGCCGAAGCGCATATCATTCAAAACCGGAGGCCTCATCACCGGCGTGATCGGCATCCTGATTTTCCCCTGGAAGCTGCTCAGCGATTTCAATCAGTATATCTTCACCTGGCTGGTGGGCTACAGCGGGTTGTTGGGATCGGTGGCCGGCGTCATGATCACCGATTACTATCTGCTGCGCCGCACACGGCTGAGCATCCCGGACCTTTTCCGGCAGGACGGCGAGTACGCCTACGGCGGGTCGGGGATCAACTGGCGGGCCCTGGCGGCCCTCGCCCTGGGCATTGGCATCAACATTCCCGGTTTCCTCGCCCAGGCCTCGGGGGGTGCCATCCAGGTGGCGCCCTTCTTCACCGGCCTTTACGACTACGCCTGGTTCGTCGGCCTGCTCATCGCGGGACTGGCCTACTATGCCCTCAGCCGGAACACGCTCAGCGCGGCGGCCACCGCAACCAACGGATGAACCATGTCATTGCACATTAAGAATGGTCGCATCATCACCGCCGTGGATGACTACCGGGCCGACCTCTATATTGACCAGGAAAAAGTCACTCTCATCGGGCTCGATTTGGACGTCACCGCCGACCGTGTGCTGGACGCCACGAACAGATACGTTATTCCCGGCGGCATCGATCCCCACACCCATCTGGACATGCCCTTTGGCGGTACCGTGTCGGCCGACAATTTCGAGACCGGCACCCGGGCTGCGGCCCACGGTGGCACCACCACCCTCATCGACTTTGCCATCCAGACCAAGGGACGCTCCGTCCTGGAGGCGCTGGAGACCTGGCACCGCAAGGCTGCGGGTCAGACCGCCATCGACTACGGCTTCCACATGATTATCACCGATATGCAGGCTGACGGGCTGCCGGAGATGCGCATCATGGCCGATGAGGGGGTCACCTCTTACAAGCTGTTCATGGCCTATCCCGGCCTGCTGTACGTGGACGACGGCACCCTCTACCGCGTGATGCGCAAGGCCGGGGAGAACGGCACGGTCATCTGTATGCACGCGGAAAACGGGATCGTCATCGACGAGATCGTCAAGAGCGCGCTGGCGGAGGGCAAGACCGAACCCAAATGGCACGCCCTCACCCGCCCCACACGCATGGAAGCCGAGGGGGTGCACCGTTCCATCGCCATCGCCGAAGTGGCCGGGGTGCCGGTCTACATCGTGCACCTCTCCTCCGCGGATGCCCTCGAGCAGGTCGTGCTGGCCCGGGACCGGGGGGTGGCCGTCTTTGCCGAGACCTGCCCCCAATACCTGTTCCTCGATCACTCCTACTACGAGCAGGAGGGCTTCGAGGGGGCCAAATATGTCATGACCCCGCCGTTGCGCGAGAAGTGGAATCAGGAGGAGCTGTGGCGCGGGCTGCGGTTCGGGGATCTGCAATCCATCTCCACCGATCACTGCCCTTTCTGCTACAAGGACCAGAAGGAACTTGGGGTGGACGACTTTTCCAAGATTCCCAACGGTGGCCCCGGCGTGGAGAACCGCATGAGCCTGGTGCACAGCGGAGGCGTGCTGCCAGGCCGCATCAGCCTGAACAAGTTTGTGGAATTGACCTCCACGGCGGCAGCCAAAATGTTCGGCCTGTTCCCCCGCAAGGGTACCATTGCGGTGGGCTCCGATGCCGATCTCGTGCTGTTCAATCCCGGCCGCAAGGAAACCATCAGCGTCGGCAATCCCGTCACCCACAACATGAACGTGGACTACAGTGCCTACGAGGGCTTTAAGATCACCGGCGTGTCCGAGACGGTGATCTCCCGGGGAAAGGTGGTCATCGAGGACTGCAAGTACGTCGGCAGCAAGGGCGACGGACAATTCCTGAAGCGTGGCACCTACTCGGGAATCAGGTAGCTAGACCGGTTCAGGCGATGCCATACGCGCTGCCAAAGCTGAAGATTAGGGAGGACCATTGAGGTGGCAAGAAAGGTCAAATCAGGGCTGATCCAGATGAGCCTGGCGCTCACCGAGGGTGAGGGCACCATTGATGAGATCAAGGAGGCCATGATCGGGAAGCACATCCCCTACATCGAGGCTGCCGGCAAGCAGGGCGTACAAATTCTCTGCCTGCAGGAAATCTTCACTACGCCCTATTTTTGCCCCGGCCAGGACGATGCCTGGTATGCAGCCGCCGAGCCGGTGCCCGGCCCCACCGTCGAGCGCATGGCGGCGTACGCCAAGCAGTACAACATGGTGCTCATCGTGCCGGTGTTCGAGCGCGAGCAGGCCGGCTTGCTGTACAATACGGCTGCCATTATCGATGCCGATGGCAGCTATCTGGGCAAGTACCGCAAGACCCACATTCCCCACACCTCGGGCTTCTGGGAAAAATTCTTCTTCCGCCCCGGCAACCTGGGCTATCCGGTTTTCGACACCGCTTACGCCAAGGTAGGCCTCTACATTTGCTACGACCGCCATTTCCCCGAAGGGGCCCGGGCGCTGGGCCTCAACGGCGCCGAGATTGTCTAC harbors:
- a CDS encoding CoA-acylating methylmalonate-semialdehyde dehydrogenase, producing the protein MKYPALTNLINGHEVAANGSILDVYNPASGEKISEVPLSTADVLDMAVKAAQAAQPAWGDRTIKDRVQVFYRYRTELERRADELTDLIREENGKTHDEALAEVLKAIELTEFACSLPQLVSGSIQEVSRGVEVRSEFHPLGVVASITPFNFPIMVPNWTIPNAIALGNAMILKPSEQVPLSAMRVGEMLADAGLPDGLFNVVHGGREVVEAICDHPGIQAVSFVGSTKVAKLVYGRATSNFKRALCLGGAKNHLIVLPDANPAMTAANVAASMSGCAGQRCMAVSAMVAVGDVDPIIERLCDEARKIVPGKNLGAVISKAAKERIEGYITEAEEQGARILVDGRGAVVEGNENGYYVGPTVIDQVTPDMKIASEEVFGPVLVIMRSATVDEAIRIENGSNYGNAASVFTESGGMARYVAERVSAGMIGVNIGVPVPREPFSFGGWNDSRFGVGDITGESSINFWTKLKKTTVKWNPEAGTNWMS
- a CDS encoding NCS1 family nucleobase:cation symporter-1, which translates into the protein MDTIADLGEDLRASPLYNDDLAPVTQADRTWGLGNFAALWIAMAVNIPTYMLAAGLISAGMNWKQALLTITLGNLIVLVPMMLNAHAGTRYGIPFPVLLRASFGTVGANIPALMRALVACGWFGIQTWIGGSAIYNLLAIIIGFTPAGPDQFLPLLGLSWGQLGSFMLFWAINIWVIMAGIESIKRLETLAAPFLLLIGLGLLVWAVREGGGLANILSDATVAQVRGAGAGSFNFWALFWPSLTAMVGFWATLSLNIPDFTRYARSQRDQVLGQLVGLPTTMAFYSFIGIAVTGATVVIFGEAIWDPVALLSRFSSHFVVALSLFALTLATLSTNIAANVVSPANDFSNLSPKRISFKTGGLITGVIGILIFPWKLLSDFNQYIFTWLVGYSGLLGSVAGVMITDYYLLRRTRLSIPDLFRQDGEYAYGGSGINWRALAALALGIGINIPGFLAQASGGAIQVAPFFTGLYDYAWFVGLLIAGLAYYALSRNTLSAAATATNG
- the hydA gene encoding dihydropyrimidinase, whose translation is MSLHIKNGRIITAVDDYRADLYIDQEKVTLIGLDLDVTADRVLDATNRYVIPGGIDPHTHLDMPFGGTVSADNFETGTRAAAHGGTTTLIDFAIQTKGRSVLEALETWHRKAAGQTAIDYGFHMIITDMQADGLPEMRIMADEGVTSYKLFMAYPGLLYVDDGTLYRVMRKAGENGTVICMHAENGIVIDEIVKSALAEGKTEPKWHALTRPTRMEAEGVHRSIAIAEVAGVPVYIVHLSSADALEQVVLARDRGVAVFAETCPQYLFLDHSYYEQEGFEGAKYVMTPPLREKWNQEELWRGLRFGDLQSISTDHCPFCYKDQKELGVDDFSKIPNGGPGVENRMSLVHSGGVLPGRISLNKFVELTSTAAAKMFGLFPRKGTIAVGSDADLVLFNPGRKETISVGNPVTHNMNVDYSAYEGFKITGVSETVISRGKVVIEDCKYVGSKGDGQFLKRGTYSGIR
- a CDS encoding acyltransferase, whose amino-acid sequence is MSLALTEGEGTIDEIKEAMIGKHIPYIEAAGKQGVQILCLQEIFTTPYFCPGQDDAWYAAAEPVPGPTVERMAAYAKQYNMVLIVPVFEREQAGLLYNTAAIIDADGSYLGKYRKTHIPHTSGFWEKFFFRPGNLGYPVFDTAYAKVGLYICYDRHFPEGARALGLNGAEIVYNPSATVAGLSQYLWKLEQPAHAVANGYFMGCINRVGQEHPWDLGQFYGSSYFVDPRGQIFATASEDQDELLVAEFDLDMIDEVRSTWQFFRDRRPDAYTNLTAP